The genome window AAGTGTCCATTTATGCGAAAGAGCACGAACATCCATTGTTATGCACTATGGAGCGGGCTTAACGCCAAACAACTGCTGTTGTAACTCAGGTGGATTAGGAGTGATGTTGTATGTTGAACAAAGATCTTGAGTTAACCTTAAATCTGGCGTTTCGGTTTGCGCGGGAAAAACGTCATGAGTACATGACGGTCGAACATTTATTATTAGCGTTGTTGGATAATCCGGCTGCAGGTGAAGCGTTAAAGTCCTGCGGTGCCAATATAGACCGCCTGCGGCTCGATCTGTCGCATTTTATTGATTCCACCACCCCTTTGTTGCCAGAAGACGACGCAGACCGCGACACGCAGCCTACGCTCGGATTTCAGCGTGTATTACAAAGAGCGGTGTTTCATGTGCAATCCTCAGGTAAATCTGAAGTCACAGGCGCTAATGTATTAGTCGCTATTTTCAGTGAACAGGAATCTCAAGCTGTTTATTTGCTGAAGAAAATCGACATCAGCCGGTTGGATATCGTCAACTACATTTCTCATGGTGTGATTAAAACCGAAAAAATCGAGCAGCAAGACGAGCAGCAAGATGAAAACGGTGATGTGCAGATTGAAGAAAACAAATACCTGGAAAGCTTCACAGCCAATCTGAACGTTCTGGCAAAAAATGGTCAGATCGATCCTCTGGTTGGTCGTGATATGGAGCTGGAACGCACTATTCAGGTGTTATGCCGTCGCAAGAAAAATAACCCGTTATTGGTGGGCGAAGCAGGGGTGGGTAAAACTGCTATTGCCGAAGGTCTGGCCTATCGAATCGTCAATAAGCAAGTGCCTGAAGTCATTGCCAACGCCACTATTTATTCACTGGATATGGGCTCTTTGCTGGCAGGTACCAAATACCGCGGTGACTTTGAAAAACGCTTAAAATCCTTGCTGAAAGAAATCGAAAACGAAAAAGATGCAGTGCTGTTTATTGACGAAATTCATACTGTCATAGGCGCAGGTGCTGCGTCTGGTGGTGTGATGGATGCATCCAATCTGATTAAACCGCTGTTATCCAGTGGCCGTTTACGTTGCATAGGTTCCACCACCTATCAGGAATTCAAAAACATCTTTGAAAAAGATACAGCGCTGGTGCGCCGTTTCCAGAAAATTGATGTGGTTGAACCAAGCGTTGATGACACCACCCAAATTCTGCAGGGTTTAAAAGAACGTTACGAAGCCCACCATGGCGTGCGTTATACCCAAAAAGCGCTACGTGCAGCAGCTGAGTTGTCGGCGAAATACATTAACGAGCGGCATTTGCCGGATAAAGCCATAGACGTGATTGACGAGGCGGGAGCCAGCCAGCGTTTATTGCCAGTATCAAAACGTAAAAAAGTCATTAATGTGCCGGAAATTGAACACATTATTGCCAAGATGGCGCGTATTCCTGAGAAGTCAGTGTCAGCCTCTGATAAAGATGTGCTGGCGAACTTAGACCGTAACCTGAAAATGGTGGTCTTTGGTCAGGACGAGCCTATTGAAGTCTTAACTTCGGCTATTCGTTTATCCCGCTCTGGCTTAGGTAACGAAGAAAAGCCTATTGGTAACTTCTTATTTGCAGGCCCAACAGGGGTAGGTAAAACCGAAGTCACCAAACAACTGGCCAAAATCATGGGCGTAGAGTTGCTGCGTTTTGATATGTCCGAGTATATGGAGCGTCATGCCGTCAGCCGCCTTATTGGTGCGCCTCCTGGTTATGTAGGTTTTGATCAGGGCGGTTTGCTGACAGATGCCGTATCAAAACATCCTTACTCTGTCGTGCTTTTGGATGAAATCGAAAAAGCGCACTCTGATATCTACAACATTTTGTTGCAGGTGATGGACCATGGCACTTTAACCGACAACAGCGGCCGTAAAGTCGATTTCCGTAATGTGATTTTGGTGATGACCACCAATGCTGGTGTGCAGGAGACGGTGCGTAAAACCATCGGCTTCAAACAACAGGATCACAGCCACGATGCGTTAGCCGAAATAAACCGGACCTTTAGTCCTGAGTTCAGAAACCGCCTGGATGGCATCATCTGGTTTAAACATTTATCCCGCGACATTATTCTGCAAATTGTCGATAAGTTTGTCTGTGATCTGCAGGTGCAGCTGGATAAAAAACAAGTGTCGATGGAATTGAGTGGTGCCGCCCGTCAATGGCTGGCCGATAAAGGCTACGATCAGGCGATGGGTGCCCGTCCTATGGCGCGGGTTATTCAGGAACAATTGAAAAAACCTTTAGCCAACGAAATATTGTTTGGACGACTGGCACACGGCGGTGATGTACGGATTGACTTGAAAGGCGACGAGCTGGAGTTTGATTATAACGAAGAAGAAGCTTTAGTTTGAGCACTACTTAGCTAAGCAACTTAATACGAAAAAACCCGGCTTGGCCGGGTTTTTCTTTATGGAGCATAAAGCAAATAGCGTTAGCGCTATCTGGTTCCGTCAAATCTTAACGTTGACGGAACACGATGCGACCTTTGGTCAGATCGTAAGGAGTTAATTCAACAGTGACTTTGTCACCTGTCAGAATGCGAATGTAGTTTTTACGCATTTTGCCTGAAATATGGGCAATAACTACGTGGCCGTTTTCTAACTCGACCTTAAACATGGTATTTGGCAGGGTATCTAAGATAGTCCCTTGCATTTCAATTACGTCTTCTTTCGCCATTCAGCGTGCCAGCCTCTTATTTAAATTCATTAGTTCAAAAAACTGCCGCAGATTTTGCCGAAAAAGGGCAGATAAGTAAAGCAACATAGACAGATTTAGCTAAATGAGAGCCATTCTCCGGCTATAAAGCGTTGTTGTGGTAAAAATTTTGCTTTGTAACTCATTTTTTGACAGTGCTGGATGTAGTAACCCAGGTATACAAAACTGATGTTTTCTTCTTTGGCTTGTTCAATCAGTGCCAAAATTGCTAGCGTGCCAAAGGCCAGCACATGGCCTGTCTGATAAAAAGTATAAACAGCAGAAAAGGCATCGGCTGTGCAGTCGACTACAGTCACGGCGACTAACTCGTCATCTATGTATTGTTCTAAAAATTGTATTTTCAACCAGTTGGCTTGCCATAAATAAGCCATTTGTTCCGGACTGGTCGGAGACATCGAACTGTCGGCATGTTTGCTGTCGATATAGGATTTATACAAGGCATAGTACTTTTCTGTG of Rheinheimera sp. MM224 contains these proteins:
- the clpA gene encoding ATP-dependent Clp protease ATP-binding subunit ClpA is translated as MLNKDLELTLNLAFRFAREKRHEYMTVEHLLLALLDNPAAGEALKSCGANIDRLRLDLSHFIDSTTPLLPEDDADRDTQPTLGFQRVLQRAVFHVQSSGKSEVTGANVLVAIFSEQESQAVYLLKKIDISRLDIVNYISHGVIKTEKIEQQDEQQDENGDVQIEENKYLESFTANLNVLAKNGQIDPLVGRDMELERTIQVLCRRKKNNPLLVGEAGVGKTAIAEGLAYRIVNKQVPEVIANATIYSLDMGSLLAGTKYRGDFEKRLKSLLKEIENEKDAVLFIDEIHTVIGAGAASGGVMDASNLIKPLLSSGRLRCIGSTTYQEFKNIFEKDTALVRRFQKIDVVEPSVDDTTQILQGLKERYEAHHGVRYTQKALRAAAELSAKYINERHLPDKAIDVIDEAGASQRLLPVSKRKKVINVPEIEHIIAKMARIPEKSVSASDKDVLANLDRNLKMVVFGQDEPIEVLTSAIRLSRSGLGNEEKPIGNFLFAGPTGVGKTEVTKQLAKIMGVELLRFDMSEYMERHAVSRLIGAPPGYVGFDQGGLLTDAVSKHPYSVVLLDEIEKAHSDIYNILLQVMDHGTLTDNSGRKVDFRNVILVMTTNAGVQETVRKTIGFKQQDHSHDALAEINRTFSPEFRNRLDGIIWFKHLSRDIILQIVDKFVCDLQVQLDKKQVSMELSGAARQWLADKGYDQAMGARPMARVIQEQLKKPLANEILFGRLAHGGDVRIDLKGDELEFDYNEEEALV
- the infA gene encoding translation initiation factor IF-1; translation: MAKEDVIEMQGTILDTLPNTMFKVELENGHVVIAHISGKMRKNYIRILTGDKVTVELTPYDLTKGRIVFRQR
- a CDS encoding arginyltransferase, encoding MSGLKLGVSQQQQCNYLPDRQERLLFTLPDEPLDAQFYQQLLTLNFRRSGEQIYTTYCEGCQQCQSVRLEATAFQLNSNQRRLWSKAKRSSWHYQLTEFSDKENCTEKYYALYKSYIDSKHADSSMSPTSPEQMAYLWQANWLKIQFLEQYIDDELVAVTVVDCTADAFSAVYTFYQTGHVLAFGTLAILALIEQAKEENISFVYLGYYIQHCQKMSYKAKFLPQQRFIAGEWLSFS